One Aminivibrio pyruvatiphilus DNA window includes the following coding sequences:
- a CDS encoding response regulator transcription factor, whose amino-acid sequence MNILVVEDEPKALSVVRAYLEREGHRVFEAMDGERALALFDSLDIDFVVLDLMLPDVSGEEICLRIRSSSRVPIIMLTAKAAEADRLNGLDIGADDYLVKPFSPRELVARVNAILRRVNPLESAQTLLFEGGLAIRVAEQRVFLNDTPVLLTPAEYRILLTLARRPFEVFTREQLILRAFGDSYDGYDRVVDVHVKNIRQKIEADSRRPVYIQTVYGTGYRFEGKPS is encoded by the coding sequence ATGAACATCCTCGTTGTGGAGGACGAACCGAAGGCCCTGAGCGTGGTGCGGGCCTACCTGGAAAGGGAAGGACACCGGGTTTTCGAGGCTATGGACGGAGAAAGGGCGCTGGCCCTCTTCGACTCGCTGGACATCGATTTCGTGGTCCTCGACCTGATGCTGCCCGACGTGAGCGGAGAGGAAATCTGCCTCCGCATCCGCTCCTCCTCCCGGGTCCCGATCATCATGCTCACGGCGAAGGCCGCCGAGGCGGACAGGCTGAACGGCCTCGACATCGGAGCGGACGACTATCTCGTCAAGCCCTTCAGCCCCCGGGAACTGGTCGCCCGGGTCAACGCCATCCTTCGCCGGGTGAACCCCCTGGAATCCGCTCAGACGCTCCTCTTCGAAGGCGGTCTCGCCATCCGCGTCGCCGAACAGCGCGTTTTTCTGAACGACACCCCCGTCCTCCTCACTCCAGCCGAGTACAGGATTCTGCTCACCCTGGCCCGCAGGCCCTTCGAGGTCTTCACCCGCGAACAGCTCATCCTTCGCGCTTTCGGAGACTCCTACGACGGATACGACCGGGTCGTCGACGTCCACGTGAAGAATATCCGCCAGAAGATCGAAGCCGACTCACGCCGCCCGGTCTACATCCAGACAGTCTACGGAACGGGATACCGTTTCGAGGGAAAACCGTCGTGA